AAAATTTAGTACGTCGCATTTTTCTTGTGAACTAGCGAAATCGTGGACTAAAATAATTTGTTTAACCAACATAGACGTTCTTTTATGCTAACTTAAAAGAGTCCGGCTTTGACGCAATGCAACTATTGTAATGAGAGTTCTATTTGATCCTTTATTGGTCTGAATCTAACTGGAGACGGGGAAATCCGAATGTATTTTTACCGGTCTTTTGCTCAACATGCGTCTGTGGAGCGGACTTTCATAGAATAACAGTTTCTGTGACACTGTCGCCATCTTTGAACTGCCCGCGCGGCCTTCCCTAGGCCATGCCGCTCGCACTGAGCCAGCCTCCGCATAGCTGCCCGACAGGGAGCGGGGGCAAGTGCGAGAAACCCCGGAGTCTTCCAAACACTGCGGACCACAAAAGTCAAAATAGTTCAAATTAGGTAGGTCAACAACCCGCGCCACCAATGTTAACATACAGCCGCGCACCAAGACTTTATTGAAGAAAGGCAATACATATTTTTAAGAGGTGTAGCGCGCTAGGGTTGCGGCCAgacaatatgatatgataccGCTATGGAATTATAAGCCCCACTACTGCCACACGCCGTACGATGACGCCATTTTTCATGTCGTCTGTAGTTTAAGTATCCTTTGGATAACCGCTACTTCCGTATTTTTTCATCGTttctaaaatacattttgtacctacGTCAACTAGTATGTGATATACATGTTTGAAAAATGTGAATGGGGCTTACCTCGACGCCGAGTTTCCATGAGAAAAAATCCGTTCAATCGTTCGCTCCGCCACTAGTAGTGTCCCTGACCAAAGACTAAATATAGCTTGGGCTGCTAACTTTAGTCGGAATGACCAGTGGACTGCACCCTGCTGACCGTTTATGGCCCCTCCGCCAATTTTGGGACCTTAGGGATGGTACCTGTTGTCCGTAGTCGCGTGTGCTACGAAGGTACTGTAACTTATTACGTGTTCCTTAAGGTCTCCGACTGCCCGCGATGGAAAAACCCTTCACCTCGCGCAAACAGCTCATGTGAGATTGATTTACAAGATAAACAGGACAACTTTCCTCTCAGTAGACGTCGCGACTCGCCAGCAAATTCAACGCTTCCTCTAGAAGGGGGTGGGTGGGATGTTTGTGGATGTGGTCATCCAGCCAGGCCCGGGTCGCCAGAGAGAGCGCGACCGTCCAAACGGCGATGTCCTCCCGTTGACCGCCTCCTTCTCAACTGTCCGCACGGAGAGAGAATCTCGGCCCGACTGCACGTACTTGTCATTGACCGTGAGTGAAGCAGCTCACATTTACTTCCATGTTTTCTGAAGCAGCGGTTCCCGGGAAGATTAAATAAACACCTACTTTCCTTACCACCCTTTCCATCAAAGAGGGCTATCTTGGGTCACTGCGCGAGGCTCCGACTGAGTATTCATTTCCTACCCGCACAGGAAACGTCCCGAAGACCTGTCCGACTGAAACCCGACCGACAAGGAGACACCACAGCCACGTAAGGACCAGACACAAGTGGACACATCGGAGCACCTCGCTGGCGAGACCGCTAAATCATACCCGCTCGCTCCCTGCACGACCAGAGAAGTTTACAGAGACTACAGGTAAGATGGCTCCCCAAATCCAGGTGGAAAATGTCCAACACCAACAAGTAAACGAACCCCCGAGGCGGCACTTTTCAAAGTTTCCTCGGCTAGTTAGCTGCAGCTTCGCTCCGCCTGATAGCGAGAGGGGAAAATTTCTGTCCGTAAAGGAGTTGTTTTGTGATGGGATGCCGCCGACATCCACGTACAAGAAGGAGCGTTTATGTTTATATATTTAACAATCAACGATAGCGTTAACTGTGTACTAAAACATTAAGGGGAGGTATTCCTCCTAGAAGCTAACGCGTTTTTAGCAGACTTAAAAGATATAAGGACAGTATTCGTCGTAAGAATGGAAAAATGgtaataacaatatattttgacAAACAATTAAAAATATGGAAATAGTATCTTGTAGAGAGACGTTTTTAAAAGCGTCATCACTTCAATGTTCGAAGGCGATTCAGTTCGAGTCTACGCGAACCTAGTACCTATACGTTACGCTCACGACCACACACAAGCTAACACGATGTTGTAAGATAACGCTGGACTAAACTAGACAATTGAGGACCAAAGTGTTTTATAGTTTGAAACTTGACTTCTATAGAGCTTCTATATAGCTAGAAAGGGCATAATATCATTCCTTGTACCCTGTAATAGATCAGAAGTATGTGTTTCGTCATTGTGTAATAAAGACAACCTATTCAGTAGATAACTGAAGAGGATGACAAAAACGTTTGGTTGTTTTCTTCGCTCTCTCACACGGAATATTGTATGACTAATTTCACGACAAATATAAATGAGAATCAACACCACCTGTTTTGCTTTTGAGGGAAAGACGACTAACCAAATAACCTTGAAATATGTAGGTCATTAAAGAGCTGATGGCATTACTCTATCTACTAGTGCCCGACAAAATTCCAGTTGATTTAATCTTTGTGCAAGTCAAAGTAACGTGCATAGGCTTCAGCAAAACACAACTAATTATACTTTTATCAGTACTTGTATTTATTAGTATATGTCCAAGTACCCCACATATAGATAATTTTACGCTATTCACCATTCGTATCAACAAATATATGACGATATATAACATTTGCACTTCATACAGTCATTCCTAAgtttaacatttcatttttatatgtatgtactAAACAACAATGTAACATTCTAGTATTCCACTACAGACTACCCAAAATAaagattttgatactatatctttcttttctttctagtTCTTTCCTCTTTTAAAAAGGTTTTGAATCGTTCTCATCTCGATATCATAGTAGTTAAGTCAGAGCTTTTCACATTCTTGTTTCACTGCTCtatgaaattatacatgtattatattgtTTTCATTCGTACAATGGTATCAAAGGCAATCAAACTATAAAGATTGGCACAACTTTGATAAGACCCTTACAGAAATACACCCTTTGGGAGGGGACATTCTGATTGAGTGATTTCCTTATGTTAAAGAATCGGATACCAATTCTTTGCTGTATTTCTGACAAgacaaaatgacacaaaatcaCCCTTTACATTATTTACATGTCGTACGTTCAAATTGTGGATACAGCCACTAATGCTATTGCTAATGTAGACCCTTTTATGACAACATTCACCTTGTTTGCTTACTTTGCTATATACGTTTTATCTTTTTTATGATTCCAACAACACTATGTGTAGCTTTCATCTTGGTGACAGATATGCTAATATTGTTCTATGATATAATGTGGTCAGGCCGTGACAGTATGTGCTTGCTGTCCTGGTGGCCCATGGTTGTACTGTACAGTTCTAAGATGTTCAGCACGTTATAGTACGTGCCACGATAGTTGGTCTTGTGAACCAAGGTTGTGCTGTCCGTATAGTTCTATAATGTCGCGGCCTGCACGTGCTGGCTAACCCAGTATCCCATGGTTCTGCTATCCTTATAGCTAAAGGATGTCCGCAGGGCAGGCTATGATTACGTGCTAGCTATCCCGACAGCTCCAAAGATGTGCTGTTCCCTGTAGTTCTCAGATGTCGAGGCCACTTGGACAGTGACAGTACCTGTTATCTAGCCAGGTGTTCTAACAGTTCTATGATGTCGTTGCCACGCCTTGACAGTACAGCCCAAGGCTGTGAAGGCTATGCTATCCTCAATGATCTACGATGCCAAGGCCAGTCCGTGACAGCGGCTAGCTTTCCCGTCGAATATTGGTTGTGCTGTTCCAACAGTTCCGTAGAGGCCAGGCTAGGGCTGTAACAGCTGTAACAGCCAATGTTGTGCTGTTCATACAGTTCTAAGATGTGGAGTCCAGGCCGTAACAGTACGTGCTAGCTATTCCGACAGCCCAAGGCTGTGCTGTTCTTACAGTTCTAAGATGTCGAGGACAGGCCGTGACAGCACGTGCTAGCTATTCCGTCAGCTATTGTGGTTTGCTGTTCCTACAGTTCTAAGATGTGAAGATCATGCTGTGACAGTACGAGCTAGCTGTCCCGGCAGCCCAAGTTGTACTGTACCTACAGTTCTAAGATGATCAGGCTGTGATAGCACACACTAGCTGTTCCGGCAGCCCAAGTTGTACTGTACCTACAGTTCTAACATGATCAGGCCGTGATAGCACACACTAGCTGTTCCGTCAGCCCAAGTTGTACTGTACCTGCAGTTCTAAGATGATCAGACCGTGATAGCACGTGCTAGCTATTCCGTCAGCTATTGTGGTTTGCTGTTCCTACAGTTCTAAGATGTCAAGGTCATGCCGTGACGGGACATGATAGCTGGCCCGGCGGCCCATGTTCGCAGCTGGCGGCGCGCTGTTCCTCCGTTGAGCTGTCCGTTTGACAGGCCTGTAGCTTTTGTTCAAATCGTtctgtaaaaacaaatgaaGGTTAAGGATGGATATGAAAAAGTAGCACAGTGACCAAATATGTTTAACATTAGACAAGCAACGagaatatactagtagataATCTAAACTTGACCAGAATCCATGTTTTTCCATTTATCGAAGGTAGGTTGTGAAACTTACTTTTCTCAGAGCTATCTATGAATAAACATTTAATTCAAGTGCACTTTGTGTCTGTATTCCCTTGTTGTTGAATGGGAATAGTATAGGGTTTCAAACTTAACCGAAGGTATCCTCTttgacatgaatgaaaaatataacccaCGTCTAGTGTACAGGCACCATCATCAATTTATTGAAAACGACATTTATCAAAAAAATGTATGGTCTATAACTTTTTCTCCGTCTGTTTAATGTCAAACAAGCATGTATCTATACTGAGTCTATGATGACGAATTGCGCATGTGGACGATAATGGGTACCGCACGGTAATGGGTACCGCTACGTTACACACGTTATACCTGTACAGTTATCATGACACCCACCTGTGTAAAGTTGTTGACCATAAGAGGCGAGAGTTTCCGTGAGATCGCCTTCAGGTTGTTGGATGTGGGGTGGTAGGGTGAGCGGggacatggggaggggggcggagggGGCAGGTTGTGCCGACCACTCTTGTCCTCTCCTAACAACCAGTAGGTCACCAACTCCCCCTTTCCCTGGACATGGAATAGGTCGAGTTAACGTTACACACTGATGTACATCCAACAAAGCAGTAGAACTACCTTCGCCACAAAGGTAATACTTATAATAGCATTTGTATGTCTGCATGTTTGTGGTATAGCAGCATAAATCACGAAGCTATGAATAGATTGTCATGAAATTCCGCATGTTATTAGGTCTTGTCCTGCTAATGAATTGActaaattttgggccccctgtctGCCTTTTTAGGTACTGCAGTATAACTTCTGGTTTCGAcatctcaagttctggacattCTACGGTCATTATTTTGGACAACGTTTTGCCATCAAATCCACGACAATCCTACGACTGTTCCGACTTGTCGTGAACTTACCGCACGACATCTGACCCTACCGGAATGGATACATTGATCTTATGCATGCCTATGTACACTGTGCTCGTACGTACAACCGTTCGTATTCAACATCATTGGGAATTACATATTTTGGCTTATTATCTTAAACTATTTTGATATTCATCCAGGCATCATTGACCTATCAAACGTTGAcccccaccacccccacccctaaGACATACGACAACTGTATCTTGTTAAGATATTGGTTTATTTCACCCCTCGGTGTTAGATGCAGGTCACTGATTATTCTTCACCTCAGACGCTACAATTTCCTATTCCTCCGGCTCGCTGATCGCCAGGAATTCCAACCTAACACAACAGACAACTGGAGCCCGGCAGTGATAGATGAAATATCCGCTAAATCGTGCTCTGAAAAGAACTCCATGAGAGAAGAGCCACAACTTGTGTTTGAAAGTACGCCAGTTTATTAGCGAAAGAGACAGACCTGAGACCATAGCGACAGAATTGTAAGGGATCGGTAGCCAAATAACTTCATGTGACAAAGATCAGAGTTGCTTCAACCGCCAAAACATAAAGGAATGTATAAAGCTGTACgaatttcaaattgaaacttaTTGCCTTCGCCAGTCCACTAGCATTGTAGTAACTGGAAGTGTTGTAATATAACGTATGCGTGTAGTATTAGAATGTAACCCTTGTTGTctgtacattgccatacattgtcactgatgcaattgttgcgcaataaaccatcatatcatatcatattacctAAAAGTTAAAAGTTTAAGATAAGCTAAAAGTTAAAATGGTCCTTCCCGCACCAGACGGtacatagggcggtgcccatctccctTTCaatagcccttaggccacacaagTTTGTACAATCATTACAGTAGAGGACTAGTC
This genomic stretch from Branchiostoma floridae strain S238N-H82 chromosome 13, Bfl_VNyyK, whole genome shotgun sequence harbors:
- the LOC118428732 gene encoding uncharacterized protein LOC118428732, with the translated sequence MVPVVRSRVCYEGTVTYYVFLKVSDCPRWKNPSPRANSSCEIDLQDKQDNFPLSRRRDSPANSTLPLEGGGWDVCGCGHPARPGSPERARPSKRRCPPVDRLLLNCPHGERISARLHVLVIDRNVPKTCPTETRPTRRHHSHVRTRHKWTHRSTSLARPLNHTRSLPARPEKFTETTGKMAPQIQVENVQHQQVNEPPRRHFSKFPRLVSCSFAPPDSERGKFLSVKELFCDGMPPTSTYKKERLCLYI